In Brachypodium distachyon strain Bd21 chromosome 2, Brachypodium_distachyon_v3.0, whole genome shotgun sequence, one genomic interval encodes:
- the LOC100843645 gene encoding uncharacterized protein LOC100843645, with product MATEGQRRRKNKTKAKAKRASGPAGMNDLPDHVLELVLLRVGSSFDLIHAAFTCKPWRRIIAEPRFLSRFRSLHAPHVAGHYYHDVVDPCNRNTGGHVFLPAPSSSRDALIGLDPCRFSLDFLPDPAPAEYGGSTNSSYWELVDSRGGLLLFHRCETRSELDSRCYLDDLLVCEPLTRRCQGILAPTGGKFFGLFLLDGESTGGGHGRSSIGISNFRVVASLYDCADDYSRDVPSALVFHSGTGWREPEKSADIELLGYLELSFAGRANGSFYWAMEKEPEEEDGAVLALDEATMNYSLVTFPGTGLETATDASTFRVVQGEGAASRVVRLTGNELTVFARHQGLGDWVPERRVDISEATLGLPGREEWHFQELTAAMIVAANARFVLVAPKREEEPCWIVSVELDTMQVERADERIRCAGDVYPYELPWPPALQACTAHRRPGRRHR from the coding sequence ATGGCGACAGAGGGACAGCGCCGCCGCAAGAACAAGAccaaggccaaggccaagAGAGCGTCGGGGCCGGCGGGCATGAACGACCTCCCCGACCATGTCCTGgagctcgtcctcctccgcgtGGGCTCTTCCTTCGACCTCATCCACGCAGCCTTCACCTGCAAGCCCTGGCGCCGCATCATCGCGGAGCCCCGCTTCCTCTCCCGCTTCCGCTCCCTCCACGCGCCCCACGTCGCCGGCCACTACTACCACGACGTCGTCGATCCCTGCAACCGCAACACGGGCGGCCACGTCTTCCTGCCGGCCCCCTCTAGCTCCAGGGACGCCCTGATCGGCCTCGACCCGTGCCGCTTCTCGCTGGACTTCCTCCCCGACCCGGCGCCAGCGGAGTACGGCGGCAGCACCAACAGCAGCTATTGGGAATTGGTCGAcagccgcggcggcctcctcctcttccaccGCTGCGAGACGCGCTCAGAGTTGGACAGCCGGTGCTACCTCGACGACCTGCTCGTCTGCGAGCCGCTCACGCGGCGGTGCCAGGGAATCCTTGCCCCGACCGGGGGTAAGTTCTTCGGCCTCTTCCTGCTTGACGGCGAGAGTACCggcggtggccatggccgcAGCAGCATCGGCATCTCGAACTTCCGAGTGGTCGCCTCGCTCTACGACTGCGCCGACGATTACAGCCGCGACGTGCCGTCCGCCCTCGTGTtccactccggcaccggctgGCGCGAGCCGGAGAAGAGCGCCGACATCGAGCTTCTGGGCTACCTGGAGCTCAGTTTCGCGGGGCGGGCGAACGGGTCATTCTACTGggcgatggagaaggagccggaggaggaggacggcgccgTGCTGGCACTCGACGAGGCCACCATGAATTACTCGCTCGTCACGTTCCCAGGGACCGGCCTCGAAACAGCGACGGACGCGTCCACCTTCCGTGTCGTCCAAGGCGAAGGCGCGGCGTCGCGCGTGGTACGCTTGACCGGCAACGAGCTCACGGTCTTCGCGCGGCACCAGGGCCTGGGAGATTGGGTGCCGGAGAGGCGCGTGGACATCTCCGAGGCGACGCTCGGGCTCCCGGGGCGCGAGGAGTGGCATTTCCAGGAGCTTACGGCGGCCATGATCGTCGCGGCGAACGCAAGGTTCGTCCTCGTCGCGCCGAaaagggaggaggagccctGCTGGATCGTCTCCGTGGAGCTAGACACGATGCAGGTGGAGCGCGCGGACGAGAGGATCAGGTGTGCCGGGGATGTGTATCCATACGAGctgccgtggccgccggctTTGCAGGCTTGTACTGCCCATCGCCGGCCCGGGAGGAGACACCGCTGA